Proteins co-encoded in one Ornithorhynchus anatinus isolate Pmale09 chromosome 14, mOrnAna1.pri.v4, whole genome shotgun sequence genomic window:
- the PICK1 gene encoding PRKCA-binding protein, with protein sequence MFADLDYDIEEDKLGIPTVPGTVTLRKDPQNLIGISIGGGAQYCPCLYIVQVFDNTPAALDGTVAAGDEITGVNGKSVKGKTKVEVAKMIQVVKGEVTIHYNKLQADPKQGKSLDIVLKKVKHRLVENMSSGTADALGLSRAILCNDGLVKRLEELERTAELYKGMTEHTKSLLRAFFELSQTHRAFGDVFSVIGVREPQPAASEAFVKFADAHRNIEKFGIRLLKTIKPMLTDLNTYLNKAIPDTRLTIKKYLDVKFEYLSYCLKVKEMDDEEYSCIALGEPLYRVSTGNYEYRLILRCRQEARTRFAKMRKDVLEKIELLDQKHVQDIVFQLQRFVSTMSKYYDDCYAVLRDADVFPIEVDLARTTLSYGRKDTFTDGADEDEVEVEDEERRRAAAGEAAGGSGRPRDEDGQKLIDDA encoded by the exons ATGTTTGCCGACTTGGATTATGACATCGAGGAGGACAAGCT AGGGATCCCGACTGTGCCCGGAACGGTGACCCTACGGAAGGACCCACAGAACCTGATTGGGATCAGCATTGGGGGAGGGGCGCAGTACTGCCCCTGTCTCTATATCGTCCAG GTGTTCGACAACACGCCGGCGGCCCTGGATGGGACCGTGGCGGCTGGCGACGAGATCACCGGCGTGAATGGCAAGTCGGTCAAAGGCAAAACCAAAGTGGAAGTGGCCAAGATGATCCAGGTGGTGAAG GGAGAAGTGACGATCCACTACAACAAGCTGCAGGCCGACCCCAAgcagggcaagtcactggacaTTG TGCTGAAGAAGGTGAAGCACCGGCTGGTGGAGAACATGAGTTCGGGGACCGCAGATGCCCTGGGCCTGAGCCGTGCCATCCTCTGCAATG ACGGTCTGGTGAAGAGGCTGGAGGAGCTGGAGCGGACGGCGGAGCTGTACAAAG GCATGACCGAGCACACCAAGAGCCTGCTGCGGGCTTTCTTCGAGCTGTCCCAGACCCACCGAG CCTTCGGGGACGTGTTCTCCGTGATCGGGGTGCGGGAGCCCCAGCCCGCCGCCAGCGAGGCCTTCGTCAAGTTTGCCGACGCTCACCGCAACATCGAGAAGTTTGGGATTCGGCTGCTGAAAACCATCAAGCCC atgCTGACCGACCTGAACACCTACCTGAATAAAGCCATCCCCGACACCCGCCTCACCATCAAGAAGTACTTGGATGTCAAGTTCGAGTACCTA TCCTACTGCCTGAAGGTGAAGGAGATGGACGATGAGGAATACAGCTGCATC GCCCTGGGCGAGCCCCTGTACCGGGTCAGCACCGGCAACTACGAGTACCGGCTCATCCTGCGCTGTCGCCAGGAGGCACGCACGCGGTTCGCCAAGATGCGGAAGGACGTGCTGGAGAAGATCGAGCTGCTGGACCAGAAACACG TGCAGGACATAGTCTTCCAGCTGCAACGCTTCGTGTCCACCATGTCCAAGTACTACGACGACTGCTACGCGGTGCTGCGCGACGCCGACGTGTTCCCCATCGAGGTGGACCTGGCCCGCACCACGCTGAGCTACGGCCGCAAGGACACGTTCACCGACGGGGCGGACGAGGACGAGGTCGAGGTCGAggacgaggagaggaggagggcggcggcgggggaggcggccgggggcAGCGGTCGCCCGCGGGACGAGGACGGCCAGAAGCTGATCGACGACGCCTGA
- the SLC16A8 gene encoding monocarboxylate transporter 3: protein MGAGGPVEEPLARPPDGGWGWVVLLGCFVITGFSYAFPKAVSVYFKELMRDFGVGYSDTAWISSIMLAMLYGTGPVSSILVNRFGCRPVMLVGGLLASSGMVLAAFTTNIIELYLTAGVLTGLGLALNFQPSLIMLGTYFDRRRPLANGLAAAGSPVFLSALSPLGQVLLERFGWRGGFLIMGGLLLNCCTCGAVMRPPAPAPAEAKEMLPLGVAEEGRAPGRGSNRKRKERKKLLDFSIFTERGFVVYVVAKFVLVLGLFVPAILLVNYAKDSGVPDVEAAFLLSVIGFVDILARPSCGAVAGLGWVRPRVAYFFSLAMLFNGLTDVCSARARTYPALVGFCVSFGLSYGMVGALQFEVLMATVGPRKFSSAIGLVLLVEAFAVLIGPPSAGRLVDALQNYEIIFYLAGSEVILSAFFLATATFCCLRPAEEPLPPPELQPPAPRGDSDTEDAEADAPEAPPPLAEAEPESNPPMEERGPEEERAPEAGKGSSDETLDRRNF from the exons ATGGGCGCGGGCGGACCGGTTGAGGAACCCCTGGCGCGACCCCCCGACGGCGGCTGGGGCTGGGTCGTGCTGCTCGGCTGCTTCGTCATCACCGGCTTCTCCTACGCCTTCCCCAAGGCCGTCAGCGTCTACTTCAAGGAGCTGATGCGGGACTTCGGGGTGGGCTACAGCGACACGGCCTGGATCTCCTCCATCATGCTGGCCATGCTGTACGGCACAG GCCCCGTGTCCAGCATCCTGGTGAACCGGTTTGGCTGCCGGCCGGTCATGCTGGTGGGGGGCCTGCTGGCTTCCTCGGGCATGGTCCTGGCCGCCTTCACCACCAACATCATCGAGCTGTATCTGACGGCCGGCGTGCTCACAG GTCTGGGCCTGGCCCTCAACTTCCAGCCCTCCCTCATCATGCTGGGCACCTACTTCGACCGGCGCCGGCCCCTGGCCAACGGGCTAGCGGCGGCCGGCAGCCCCGTCTTTCTGTCGGCCCTCTCGCCCCTGGGCCAGGTGCTGCTGGAGCGCTTCGGCTGGCGGGGGGGCTTCCTCATCATGGGGGGGCTCCTGCTCAACTGCTGCACCTGCGGGGCCGTCATgaggccgccggccccggccccggccgaggcCAAGGAGATGCTGCCCCTGGgggtggcggaggaggggagggcgccaGGCCGAGGGTCGAAccggaagaggaaggagaggaagaagcttcTGGACTTCTCCATCTTCACCGAGCGTGGCTTCGTGGTCTACGTGGTGGCTAAGTTCGTCCTGGTGCTGGGCCTCTTCGTGCCCGCCATCCTCCTGGTCAACTACGCCAAGGACTCGGGCGTGCCGGACGTGGAGGCCGCCTTCCTGCTGTCGGTCATCGGCTTCGTGGACATCTTGGCCCGGCCGTCCTGCGGGGCCGTggccgggctgggctgggtgCGACCCCGCGTGGCCTACTTCTTCAGCCTGGCCATGCTCTTCAACGGCCTGACCGACGTGTGCAGCGCCCGGGCCCGCACCTACCCGGCCCTGGTGGGCTTCTGCGTCTCCTTCGGCCTCTCCTACGGCATGGTCGGGGCCCTGCAGTTCGAAGTGCTCATGGCCACCGTCGGCCCACGCAAGTTCTCCAGCGCCATCGGCCTCGTGCTCCTGGTGGAGGCTTTCGCCGTCCTCATCGGCCCACCCTCTGCAG GCCGCCTGGTAGACGCCCTCCAGAACTACGAAATCATCTTCTACCTGGCGGGGTCGGAGGTCATCCTCTCCGCCTTCTTCCTGGCCACTGCCACGTTCTGCTGCCTCCGGCCCGCCGAGGAGCCGCTCCCACCCCCTGAgctccagccccccgcccccagagggGACAGTGACACCGAGGACGCCGAGGCCGAtgcccccgaggccccgccgcccCTTGCGGAGGCTGAGCCCGAGTCCAACCCGCCTATGGAGGAGAGGGGACCCGAGGAGGAAAGAGCACCGGAGGCCGGGAAGGGGAGCTCAGATGAGACCCTGGACAGACGCAACTTCTAG